The genomic interval atttaaatttttgtttccaaaacacatttttaaaaaacacaatttttgaaTCACAAACCAATCAAAccctaaattaataattaatctcAATGTTTTGTTcatgtccaaaaaaaaaaagataaattaataaatccTGAATATCCACCTTAAATtcgatttttttaaatatattttctttcacATAGTAATAGAtcctttaaaaataaataattaataataataatatgactaTAGATTGTCTTATAaagacaaaataaataatttaataaattatttatatattattattaattttcctttaaaaaaaattaaaagatttaAACAAAGGAAAAAACAGTGAAAAAAGAAAACGGAGAAATCGGAGTCGTAATCGGTAACGGAGAAGAACGATAGCGAAAGTTAGATCTGCTCTGTAAATTTGGTGTATGTAATGTAATCTTTACTGTAAGTCAAATTCGAACCCATTTTCAATTCTAGAACAaccctttctttctcttcttcaagACGCCATTTTTATTTAACTTACCCAACAAACGAACGATTTGCTGGTGAGTTAGTGAGTGAATTAATCTCTCTTTAATTACAAGTTACTCTTTTAACGAACCTTAACATCTATGTTTTATCTTCTgagtattttaattaatttttttttttttttctgtaaaaGTTTGGTTTGAGTTTTCTATTGAGCTGTCAGTAATCTAGGGTTAGTTGGTTTTTTGAATTgggtattttattttcttcgATACATTAGCTCAgggttttgttgttttattctATATCTTATATGTGTTTTTATACTGTTGATGGGTTATTGAGTTTTTGTATATTTAAGCTTAGCTTGTATTTTGGGCAATGGTAGTTTGAAGTAATTTAGTTAATTGATAGGTTTTTATGTTAATTTGGGCAAGTTTTTGCTGTGGGTTTTAGATGTTTTTTGAGGGTGTGGAAATTGGGGAACTGTTCTTATTGCTTATTAGATTTTAGTGTCTGTAAAGTGTAATTGTAAACATTCTGAGATTTAGGACTTTTGGGAATTCTGAGGGAATTGAAATTTCTGAGAATGTTTACCTTTGAATTGGATTTTACTTCTTTGTACTAAGAACTTTCTATTGTTTAGGTTACTTTAAGAGGAATCATGGCCAGCAGAAGAAATGGTAGCCTTTGACTTTGAGTGTGTATAAGATTAGAAAGTCACCAAAACATAGATTTGCTGTATATCAATGTCAGAGGCTTCGCCGACGGTGCTTGGTACAAAGCGCCTAATAAGAAAGCATGAGTTTGTAAAAGTAATAATTCAGTGTCTATACTCATTAGGCTTTGGAGAGTCAGCTTCTTGTTTGGAATTAGAGTCTGGAATTTCGGACAAGTCCCACGATTTTGAATTGTTCAAATCTCAAGTAGTAAATGGGAATTGGGATGGTTGCATTCAGACTCTTAAGGCATTTAGTGATTTGAAGGAGGATACTAGAGCTGCAGCATTGTTCTTAATTTTCGAACAGTGTATTTCTGAGTATTTGAGTCATGGAGATTACTTGAAGGCATTGGCTGTTTTGCGGAAAGATGTTTCTGCATTAGATGTGGGCAGAGATCTTATTCACAATCTCGCTCATAATATTCTTTCCTTGAACGAAGAGCTGGGAAAGAATGATGATAACATTGTAGGTGGGTCGCGAAGAAATTTGTTGAGAGAGTTGGAAAAATTGCTTCCTCCACCAATTATTATGCCCGAAAGAAGGTTGGAAAGTTTGGTAGAAACCACTGTTTCAGCCCAGATTAATTCATGTATGTACCACAATTCACCAGGTGCAGTATCACTGTATGTGGATCATTTATGTGGAAGAGATCAGATCCCGACAGAGACCCATCAGGTGTGCGTTAGTTTTTGGTTGATTAAGATTTGTTAAAAGTTTTACTAGTTTGGTAGGATAAGCTAAAATTTAAATGCTGATAATGCCTCTATATTGTTACTAAGCATTATTGTGAAAATTTGATCAACCACGTTAAACACAGCCTCAACATGTTTAGCCTCAtcgtttaatttcatgtttgtTTCTCACTCTTGCAGATTTTGACTGATCATAAGAATGAAGTATGGTTTGTTCAATTTTCTAACAGCGGGAAGTACTTAGCCTCTTCATCAAGTGATTGTACAGCCATCATATGGGAGGTATCTTATTGATTCCTTTTATAGATAAAAGGACAAGAAAAATAGCATTAGAAGTTTTAGTCCCAAGTTAATGGTGTTGCTTTTGCATTAAACAGGTTGAGACTATGCACTCTTATCTTTTTACATCCCATTGAAAAGCATCACCGCATAGTCTGAGTTGATTTTGGCATTTATTCTTGGTCAGAACTAAATTatctgttttagttttgattGAGAAAAGAGGAAATCTTTTGTgatgaagtctcactattttaCCTTCTCCTTTCTTGGGCTAGGTACCggatgatgatgataataagATAACACCAAAACACACATTATGTGGTCACCAAAAACAAGTTTCCTTTGTGGCATGGAGCCCTGATGATAAGAAGTTGCTCACTTGTGGAAATTTGGAAGTCCTCAAACTTTGGGATGTGGAAACAGGTACATTAATGCACACGTTCGGGGATCTTAACTTCATTGTGGGCTCGTGTGCTTGGTTTCCCGACTCTGAAAGACTTGTATGTGGTAGTTCAGAACCTGAAAAGGGCATCTACATGTGGGACTGTAATGGGAATGAAATAAAGGCATGGAGGGGAACGAGGATGCCTAAAGTTATAGATCTTGCCGTGACATCTGATGGAGAAAATCTGATCTGTATATTCTCAGATAAAGAAATTACAATAGTAAATGTTATAACAAATGCTGAGAGAGTCATCTCAGAGGAGCACTCAATCACATCACTTTCACTTTCAGGAGACGGTGAATTCTTCATCGTAAATCTTAATAGCCAAGAAATTCATATGT from Cannabis sativa cultivar Pink pepper isolate KNU-18-1 chromosome 4, ASM2916894v1, whole genome shotgun sequence carries:
- the LOC115714090 gene encoding WD repeat-containing protein WDS homolog, with amino-acid sequence MSEASPTVLGTKRLIRKHEFVKVIIQCLYSLGFGESASCLELESGISDKSHDFELFKSQVVNGNWDGCIQTLKAFSDLKEDTRAAALFLIFEQCISEYLSHGDYLKALAVLRKDVSALDVGRDLIHNLAHNILSLNEELGKNDDNIVGGSRRNLLRELEKLLPPPIIMPERRLESLVETTVSAQINSCMYHNSPGAVSLYVDHLCGRDQIPTETHQILTDHKNEVWFVQFSNSGKYLASSSSDCTAIIWEVPDDDDNKITPKHTLCGHQKQVSFVAWSPDDKKLLTCGNLEVLKLWDVETGTLMHTFGDLNFIVGSCAWFPDSERLVCGSSEPEKGIYMWDCNGNEIKAWRGTRMPKVIDLAVTSDGENLICIFSDKEITIVNVITNAERVISEEHSITSLSLSGDGEFFIVNLNSQEIHMWDIAGKWEKPKKYMGHKQSKYVIRSCFGGLNSYFIASGSEDAQVYIWNRKNSSPIEVLVGHLMTVNCVSWNPRRPQMLASASDDQTIRIWRPSLPSKMQTKKLS